The Mycetohabitans endofungorum genome contains a region encoding:
- the cyaY gene encoding iron donor protein CyaY → MTDTEYLELAEQTLDAVQTAIENAADEAGIDVECERSANVLTLEFDDDSKIIVNLQPPMHEIWIAAKSGGYHFKYVDGVWRDTRTSTEFFATLSAAVSLHAGQPVTLARAS, encoded by the coding sequence ATGACCGATACCGAATACCTGGAGCTGGCCGAACAGACGCTCGACGCCGTGCAGACGGCCATCGAGAATGCGGCCGACGAGGCGGGCATCGACGTTGAATGCGAGCGCAGCGCAAACGTGCTGACGCTCGAATTCGACGACGATTCGAAGATCATCGTGAATTTGCAGCCGCCGATGCACGAAATCTGGATCGCAGCGAAGTCTGGTGGGTATCACTTCAAGTATGTTGACGGCGTGTGGCGCGATACCCGCACATCGACCGAGTTTTTTGCGACGTTGTCCGCCGCGGTGTCGCTGCATGCGGGCCAGCCGGTCACGCTCGCGCGCGCGTCGTGA
- the lptM gene encoding LPS translocon maturation chaperone LptM: protein MRVVQGLSGIVAGPRARAIAISYGIVAWCVAVLAGCGQRGPLYLPSVPPLPELPAFIAQPASATAAAAASSAIGASATLSPDLSQRGLRTAPNLSVPRSASDTAQPAR from the coding sequence ATGCGTGTCGTTCAAGGATTGTCGGGCATTGTAGCGGGTCCGCGCGCACGTGCCATCGCGATATCGTATGGTATCGTGGCCTGGTGCGTCGCCGTGCTCGCGGGCTGTGGACAGCGCGGCCCGTTGTACTTGCCCAGTGTGCCGCCGCTGCCTGAACTGCCGGCTTTCATCGCACAACCGGCGTCCGCCACCGCGGCGGCGGCGGCCAGCAGTGCCATAGGCGCATCCGCGACGCTCTCCCCCGACCTATCGCAGCGCGGCCTTCGGACCGCGCCCAACCTGTCTGTCCCGCGGTCTGCCTCCGATACTGCCCAACCTGCCCGCTGA
- the lysA gene encoding diaminopimelate decarboxylase: MVNAFAYVNGELHVERVPAGQLAEQYGTPLYVYSRAALTDAYQAYASACTGRCAKIHYAVKANSNLAVLNVFARLGAGFDIVSGGELARVLAAGGKPQDVVFSGVGKSTAEMRIALEAGVRCFNVESLAELARLNQVAGESGQIAPISLRVNPDVDAKTHPYISTGLKANKFGVAFDDARAAYRAALGMKHLRIAGIDCHIGSQITEISPYLDAIDKVLELVAQVEADGAPIGHIDVGGGLGIRYDDETPPDIGTFVKTILDHFDRRGHGHREIWFEPGRSLVGNAGILLTRVEYLKPGAVKHFAIVDAAMNDLARPAMYDAYHAVNAVAPRDGQPPVTYDIVGPVCESGDWLARDQSLALACGDLLAIRSAGAYGFVMSSNYNTRPRAAELLVDGARVHVARRRETLAQLMDGESTLPD, from the coding sequence ATGGTCAATGCCTTCGCCTACGTCAACGGTGAACTGCACGTCGAACGCGTGCCCGCCGGCCAGCTCGCCGAACAATACGGCACGCCGCTCTACGTCTATTCGCGCGCCGCGCTGACCGACGCATACCAGGCCTATGCGAGCGCGTGCACCGGCCGCTGCGCGAAGATCCATTATGCGGTCAAGGCCAACAGCAATCTCGCCGTGCTAAACGTGTTTGCGCGCCTGGGCGCCGGATTCGATATCGTTTCCGGCGGCGAACTCGCGCGCGTACTCGCCGCCGGTGGCAAGCCGCAAGACGTGGTGTTTTCCGGTGTTGGCAAGAGCACCGCCGAGATGCGCATCGCGTTGGAGGCGGGCGTGCGTTGCTTCAACGTCGAGTCGCTGGCCGAATTGGCGCGACTGAACCAGGTCGCCGGTGAATCGGGCCAGATCGCACCGATATCGCTGCGTGTGAACCCCGATGTCGATGCGAAGACGCATCCGTATATTTCGACGGGCCTCAAGGCGAACAAGTTCGGCGTCGCCTTCGACGATGCACGTGCGGCGTATCGCGCGGCGCTGGGCATGAAACACTTGCGCATCGCGGGCATCGACTGCCACATCGGCTCGCAGATCACCGAGATTTCCCCCTACCTCGATGCTATCGACAAGGTACTCGAGTTAGTCGCGCAAGTCGAGGCAGATGGCGCACCAATCGGCCATATCGACGTCGGCGGCGGCCTAGGCATTCGCTACGACGACGAAACGCCGCCGGACATCGGCACGTTCGTCAAAACGATACTGGACCATTTCGATCGGCGTGGACATGGTCATCGTGAAATCTGGTTTGAGCCTGGCCGTTCGCTGGTCGGCAATGCGGGAATCTTGCTGACCCGCGTCGAATACTTAAAGCCGGGAGCAGTCAAGCATTTCGCGATCGTCGATGCAGCGATGAACGACCTCGCTCGCCCCGCCATGTACGACGCGTATCATGCGGTCAATGCGGTCGCGCCGCGCGATGGCCAGCCACCGGTGACCTACGACATCGTCGGCCCAGTGTGCGAGAGTGGCGACTGGTTGGCTCGTGATCAGTCACTCGCACTGGCGTGCGGCGACCTGCTCGCGATACGGTCAGCCGGCGCGTACGGGTTTGTGATGAGCTCGAACTACAACACCCGCCCCCGAGCCGCCGAGTTACTTGTGGACGGCGCGCGGGTGCACGTGGCACGCCGACGCGAAACGCTCGCGCAGTTGATGGACGGCGAATCGACACTGCCCGACTGA
- the ccsB gene encoding c-type cytochrome biogenesis protein CcsB yields MDLTHSSSRPARDSAVDTASRPPYAAQATVSVEGPLAGLSDWDTRALLHRLTLLDWLFALLVIVGAGFALLRYHAYMNVYDVGVLCGTAPALVVLAWRWKPVRWLALGIAVLALSGVALYRGDLARAESTFFLKYLLSSQSAILWMSALFVIATVFYWIGTLTRSASGGAIGSKLTWAAVWMGFVGMMVRWYESYLISPDVGHIPISNLYEVFVLFCLITALFYLYYESHYRTRALGAFVLLVISAAVGFLMWYSISRDAQHIQPLVPALQSWWMKIHVPANFIGYGSFALSAMVSVAYLLKQRGMLDDRLPSFELLDDVMYKSIAVGFAFFTIATILGALWAAEAWGGYWSWDPKETWALIVWLNYAAWLHMRLMKGLRGTPAAWWALTGLLVTTFAFLGVNMFLSGLHSYGKL; encoded by the coding sequence ATGGATTTGACTCATTCATCTTCCCGGCCCGCCCGGGACTCAGCGGTGGATACGGCGTCACGCCCGCCGTACGCCGCCCAAGCCACTGTGTCAGTTGAGGGGCCGTTGGCCGGGCTATCAGACTGGGATACCCGTGCGCTGCTGCACCGCCTGACGTTGCTCGACTGGTTGTTCGCGTTGCTGGTGATCGTGGGCGCGGGCTTTGCGCTGTTGCGCTATCACGCGTACATGAACGTGTATGACGTCGGCGTGTTGTGCGGTACCGCGCCGGCGTTGGTCGTGCTGGCTTGGCGCTGGAAGCCGGTTCGATGGCTGGCGCTGGGCATCGCGGTGCTGGCACTGTCCGGCGTGGCGCTGTATCGCGGCGACCTGGCACGGGCCGAGTCGACATTTTTCCTGAAGTATCTACTGTCGAGCCAGTCGGCGATCCTATGGATGAGCGCGCTGTTTGTCATCGCGACCGTGTTTTACTGGATCGGCACGCTGACGCGCTCGGCCTCGGGCGGCGCGATCGGCTCGAAGCTGACTTGGGCGGCGGTATGGATGGGATTCGTGGGAATGATGGTGCGCTGGTACGAATCGTACCTGATCAGTCCGGATGTCGGCCACATTCCGATTTCGAACCTGTATGAAGTGTTCGTGCTGTTTTGTCTGATCACTGCGCTATTTTATCTTTATTATGAATCGCATTACCGCACGCGAGCGTTGGGTGCATTCGTGCTGCTGGTGATCAGCGCGGCCGTCGGATTTCTGATGTGGTACTCGATATCACGCGACGCGCAACACATTCAGCCGCTCGTGCCGGCGTTGCAAAGCTGGTGGATGAAAATTCATGTGCCGGCGAATTTTATCGGCTATGGCAGCTTCGCGTTGTCGGCGATGGTGTCGGTGGCCTACTTGCTCAAGCAGCGCGGCATGCTGGACGATCGGTTGCCTTCGTTCGAATTGCTGGACGACGTGATGTATAAGTCGATCGCGGTCGGCTTCGCGTTCTTCACGATCGCGACCATTCTTGGTGCGTTGTGGGCTGCCGAGGCTTGGGGGGGCTATTGGAGTTGGGATCCGAAGGAAACCTGGGCGTTGATCGTTTGGTTGAATTACGCGGCCTGGCTGCACATGCGGCTAATGAAAGGGTTGCGTGGCACGCCGGCGGCATGGTGGGCACTGACCGGTTTGCTCGTGACGACTTTTGCGTTCCTCGGCGTCAATATGTTCCTGTCCGGCTTGCACAGCTACGGCAAGCTCTAG
- a CDS encoding cytochrome c biogenesis protein ResB, whose protein sequence is MSVSTSGVQIRTEHRIVRDAIELLSSMRFAISLLVILAIASVIGTVLTQEDPYPNYVNQFGPFWADIFRALGLYTMYSAWWFMLILAFLIVSISLCVIRNAPKMIADMKSWKERVREGSLRAFHHNAEYVATMDREHAAQALGALVRRLGYQMRAVPRDEPDGTATLITAKRGAFNKLGYIFAHLAIVVICLGGLLDSNLPIKLQMWLFNKTPVQSNQVISQIGPEHRLSASNPTFRGYAWVPEGQHVSTAILNQQNGSLIQDLPFSIELNKFIVDYYSTGMPKLFASDIVVVDHDSGKRIPARVEVNKPFVYDGVAIYQSSFQDGGSTMRMSAYPMTGTGSQPVPLAGTIGVSMPLESLGQGDTVEFTDFRAINVENVSNGAGQNDTRGVSHQSLKQAFDERLGSGAKTSKPVELRNVGPSVQFKIRDKSGQAHEYNNYMLPVLIDGQRVFLAGMRSRPDDPFRYLRIPADNAGSVNEWMRLRAALADPAVRDEAARRFAVRSIPSASNSALQGPLRDSAQRVLNLFAGGARPDSMPAGAPPNGGFQAVAEFIDHSVPSAEQPKAAELLLRMLEGAIWEVWQIARERAGEPPAPSDADNTRFMQSAINALSDSFFYGAPVYLQLDSFKQVQASVFQLTRAPGKPLVYLGSILLVLGIFAMFYVRERRLWIWLKPEGQHGGTRVLMAMSTARRTLDFVGEYARMRDALGAVLGVRPLDVGPSHVATSNAATCSSNAGDDAPSSQTSDTSAPTSLRSPQK, encoded by the coding sequence TTGAGTGTTTCAACATCGGGCGTGCAGATTCGTACCGAACACCGGATTGTGCGCGACGCGATCGAGTTGCTCAGCTCGATGCGCTTTGCGATCAGCCTGTTGGTCATTCTGGCGATCGCGAGCGTCATCGGCACGGTGCTGACGCAGGAAGACCCCTACCCAAACTACGTCAACCAATTTGGTCCGTTCTGGGCCGACATCTTCCGCGCGCTCGGGCTATACACGATGTACAGCGCGTGGTGGTTCATGCTGATTCTCGCGTTCCTGATCGTGTCGATCTCGCTGTGCGTGATTCGCAATGCGCCGAAGATGATCGCCGACATGAAAAGCTGGAAGGAACGCGTACGCGAGGGCAGCTTGCGCGCATTCCACCACAACGCGGAGTATGTGGCAACGATGGACCGGGAACACGCCGCGCAGGCGCTCGGCGCGCTCGTGCGCCGGCTCGGCTACCAGATGCGAGCCGTGCCGCGCGACGAACCCGACGGGACGGCAACGCTGATCACTGCCAAGCGTGGCGCATTCAATAAGCTCGGCTATATCTTCGCCCATCTGGCGATCGTCGTCATTTGCCTCGGTGGGTTGCTCGACAGCAACCTGCCGATCAAGCTGCAAATGTGGCTATTTAACAAGACCCCTGTGCAGTCCAACCAGGTGATCAGCCAGATTGGCCCGGAGCACCGGTTGTCGGCGTCCAACCCAACCTTTCGGGGCTACGCCTGGGTGCCGGAAGGCCAGCATGTGTCCACGGCAATACTGAACCAGCAGAACGGTTCCCTGATCCAGGATTTGCCGTTCTCGATCGAGTTGAATAAGTTTATCGTCGACTATTACTCGACTGGCATGCCCAAGTTGTTCGCCAGCGACATCGTCGTGGTCGACCATGATAGCGGCAAGCGCATCCCGGCGCGTGTCGAAGTCAACAAGCCGTTCGTCTACGACGGCGTGGCTATTTACCAATCCAGTTTCCAGGATGGTGGCTCGACCATGCGCATGAGCGCTTACCCGATGACTGGCACCGGCAGCCAGCCCGTGCCGCTTGCCGGGACGATCGGCGTATCGATGCCACTGGAATCGCTCGGACAGGGCGACACCGTCGAGTTCACGGATTTTCGTGCGATCAATGTCGAGAACGTGTCCAACGGCGCTGGGCAGAATGATACGCGCGGCGTATCGCATCAATCGCTCAAACAGGCGTTTGATGAACGGTTGGGGTCAGGCGCGAAGACCTCGAAACCGGTGGAGCTGCGCAATGTCGGCCCGTCCGTGCAGTTCAAGATTCGCGACAAAAGCGGGCAGGCACACGAATATAACAATTACATGCTGCCGGTGCTAATCGATGGCCAGCGAGTGTTCCTGGCAGGCATGCGCAGTCGTCCCGATGATCCGTTCCGCTACTTGCGCATTCCGGCGGACAACGCCGGCTCCGTCAATGAATGGATGCGGCTGCGCGCAGCGCTGGCGGATCCCGCCGTGCGCGACGAGGCGGCGCGCCGATTCGCCGTACGATCGATACCATCGGCCAGCAATAGCGCATTGCAGGGCCCCTTGCGCGACAGCGCCCAGCGCGTGCTCAACCTGTTCGCCGGCGGCGCGCGCCCCGACAGCATGCCCGCCGGTGCGCCCCCGAACGGCGGATTCCAGGCCGTGGCCGAGTTCATTGACCATTCGGTGCCCAGCGCGGAGCAGCCAAAAGCAGCCGAGTTGTTGTTGCGGATGCTCGAAGGGGCGATCTGGGAAGTGTGGCAGATTGCGCGGGAGCGCGCCGGGGAGCCGCCTGCGCCGTCTGACGCTGACAATACGCGTTTCATGCAAAGCGCCATTAACGCGTTGTCGGACAGTTTTTTCTACGGCGCGCCAGTGTACCTGCAACTTGACTCCTTCAAGCAAGTCCAGGCGTCGGTGTTTCAGCTGACCCGCGCGCCCGGCAAGCCTCTCGTGTATCTTGGCAGCATCCTGCTCGTGCTGGGCATCTTTGCGATGTTCTACGTGCGCGAACGCCGCTTGTGGATCTGGCTCAAGCCCGAAGGACAGCACGGCGGCACCCGTGTCCTGATGGCCATGTCCACGGCCCGCAGAACGCTCGATTTTGTTGGCGAATACGCGCGCATGCGCGACGCGCTTGGTGCGGTGCTGGGTGTGCGGCCGCTCGATGTAGGCCCGTCGCATGTTGCCACGTCCAATGCCGCTACGTGTTCGTCCAATGCCGGCGACGACGCGCCGTCGTCGCAAACGAGCGACACGTCGGCACCCACCTCCTTGCGATCCCCGCAAAAGTGA
- a CDS encoding c-type cytochrome — protein MNRLSRSVVVLQMLAGIGAASGWAGLAGAADAPAKPDLNRGQAIAAQVCATCHGTDGNSASGAFPKLAGQHADYTVKQLSDFKTQPGAEQPERKNDVMAPFAAALSDQDTANVAAYFASQQQTRGFASDNALVAVGQRIWRGGILEKGVPACAGCHGPAGAGIPAQYPRLAGQWSDYTIAQLRGFAEGTRNNNVPMSQIAARLSDHEIKAVADYISGLR, from the coding sequence ATGAACCGATTGAGCAGGTCTGTGGTCGTGCTTCAGATGTTGGCAGGAATCGGTGCCGCGTCAGGATGGGCGGGGTTGGCAGGAGCGGCGGATGCGCCGGCAAAGCCGGACCTCAACCGAGGACAGGCCATTGCCGCCCAGGTGTGTGCGACGTGTCATGGCACGGACGGTAACAGCGCGAGCGGGGCATTCCCGAAGCTTGCCGGGCAGCACGCGGACTATACCGTTAAGCAATTGAGCGATTTCAAGACGCAGCCGGGCGCGGAGCAACCGGAGCGCAAGAACGACGTGATGGCACCTTTTGCCGCTGCGCTGTCGGACCAGGATACAGCGAACGTGGCGGCCTATTTCGCATCGCAGCAGCAAACGCGCGGATTCGCGAGCGACAACGCGTTAGTGGCGGTGGGCCAGCGGATCTGGCGCGGCGGCATCCTCGAAAAGGGCGTGCCGGCGTGCGCGGGTTGTCATGGGCCTGCCGGCGCGGGGATTCCGGCGCAGTATCCGCGCCTGGCCGGGCAGTGGAGCGACTACACGATCGCGCAATTGAGGGGGTTCGCGGAAGGCACGCGCAACAACAATGTGCCGATGAGCCAGATCGCGGCACGGCTCAGTGATCATGAGATCAAGGCGGTGGCCGACTACATCAGCGGCTTGCGGTAA
- the yihA gene encoding ribosome biogenesis GTP-binding protein YihA/YsxC: MPLLHQCRFFTTVNHLRDLPATIQPEVAFAGRSNAGKSTAINVLCNQKRLAFASKTPGRTQHINYFAVGPADAPVAHLVDLPGYGYAEVPGAAKAHWEALLSTYLTTRPQIRGLILVMDSRRPFTELDRRMVEWFGATARPIHVLLTKCDKLTRQESMNALRAAQKAATAYQAAGLRSEITIQLFSALKRIGLDQAHALLEHWLAPDAASQADAQSGPDASE; this comes from the coding sequence ATGCCCTTGCTACATCAGTGCCGTTTTTTCACGACCGTCAACCATCTGCGCGACCTGCCGGCGACGATACAGCCGGAAGTGGCGTTCGCTGGCCGCTCCAACGCCGGCAAGTCCACGGCGATCAACGTGTTATGCAACCAGAAGCGGCTGGCGTTCGCGAGCAAGACGCCCGGGCGCACACAGCATATCAATTACTTCGCGGTCGGGCCGGCGGACGCGCCCGTCGCGCATCTGGTAGATCTGCCCGGGTACGGGTATGCCGAAGTGCCCGGCGCTGCGAAGGCGCATTGGGAAGCGTTACTGAGCACCTACCTGACGACGCGGCCGCAAATCCGCGGCCTGATCCTCGTGATGGATTCACGGCGGCCGTTCACGGAACTGGACCGGCGCATGGTCGAGTGGTTCGGCGCGACCGCGCGGCCGATCCACGTGCTGCTCACCAAATGCGACAAATTGACGCGACAGGAAAGCATGAATGCTCTACGCGCTGCGCAAAAAGCCGCCACCGCTTACCAAGCTGCCGGTCTGCGCAGCGAGATCACGATACAGCTGTTCTCAGCCCTCAAGCGTATCGGCCTGGACCAGGCTCACGCACTGCTGGAGCACTGGCTGGCACCTGACGCCGCTTCGCAAGCGGATGCGCAATCCGGCCCCGACGCGAGCGAATAG
- the hemB gene encoding porphobilinogen synthase encodes MSFFPQYRPRRMRRDDFSRRLMRENHLTTDDLIYPVFVVEGTRVRQPVASLPGVERTSVDLLMGVAEQCVQAGIPVLSLFPAIEPALKTPDGQEATNPDGLIPRAVRELKRRFPELGVLTDVALDPYTSHGQDGVLDEHGYVINDVTSAILVEQARTQAQAGVDIVAPSDMMDGRIGSIRKMLENEGHIHTRIMAYAAKYASAFYGPFRDAVGSAANLGKGNKMTYQMDPANGDEALREVQLDIEEGADMVMVKPGMPYLDVVYRVKETFHFPTYAYQVSGEYAMLKAAAQNGWLDHDKVVMESLLAFKRAGADGVLTYFALDAARILREQHR; translated from the coding sequence ATGAGCTTCTTTCCCCAGTACCGTCCGCGCCGCATGCGTCGCGATGATTTCTCCCGTCGCCTGATGCGTGAGAACCACCTGACGACGGATGATCTGATTTACCCGGTATTCGTCGTCGAAGGCACGCGGGTTCGCCAACCAGTGGCCTCATTGCCGGGCGTCGAACGTACGTCAGTCGATCTGTTAATGGGCGTGGCTGAACAATGTGTCCAGGCCGGCATCCCGGTGCTGTCTTTGTTCCCGGCGATCGAACCCGCGCTGAAGACACCGGACGGGCAGGAAGCGACCAACCCTGACGGGCTGATCCCGCGGGCGGTACGCGAACTCAAGCGCCGCTTTCCCGAACTTGGCGTGCTAACCGACGTCGCGCTGGATCCATACACGAGCCACGGACAAGACGGCGTGCTGGACGAGCATGGCTACGTGATCAACGACGTGACGTCGGCCATCCTCGTTGAGCAGGCGCGCACGCAAGCGCAGGCCGGCGTCGATATCGTGGCGCCATCGGACATGATGGACGGCCGGATCGGCTCGATCCGCAAAATGCTCGAGAACGAAGGCCATATCCATACTCGGATTATGGCTTATGCAGCCAAGTATGCGTCGGCCTTTTACGGTCCGTTCCGCGACGCGGTCGGCTCGGCGGCCAATTTGGGCAAGGGCAACAAGATGACGTACCAGATGGACCCGGCCAATGGCGATGAAGCGCTGCGCGAGGTCCAGTTGGACATCGAGGAAGGCGCGGACATGGTGATGGTTAAGCCTGGCATGCCGTATTTGGACGTCGTGTACCGCGTGAAAGAGACATTTCACTTTCCAACCTATGCGTATCAGGTCAGCGGCGAATACGCGATGTTGAAAGCCGCCGCGCAAAATGGCTGGCTGGATCACGACAAGGTCGTCATGGAATCGTTGCTGGCGTTCAAGCGAGCTGGCGCGGATGGCGTGCTGACCTATTTTGCACTGGATGCCGCCCGTATCCTGCGGGAACAGCATCGATGA
- the dsbD gene encoding protein-disulfide reductase DsbD gives MFSPSFRRSAAASWLTGIALIIAALWATLASRAAWASDGFLDPQDAFQFSSLEKPGTVELHFRIADGYYLYRERFAFAVRSGDAALGVPQLPPGKVKFDQTFNKDVETYRGNLVVTVPITRTGGAFDLIVTSQGCADQGICYPPAEHVVHLSGPAVKAGVAGATTTGGGNARSGPLIERFFSADDAQAVLQQDGLSAVLAFFFAGGIVLSLFPCSLPMIPILSSIIVGQGAHVTRARGCTLSVAYVLGMALVYALLGVAAAAIGQSLGAWLQNRWVLGVFAILIAGMGGLLLAGRDIQLPQGLQDRANALSQRQAGGRFAAVFVMGALSAVVVGACMTAPLAAILLFIAHTGNIGVGAASLFAMGLGNGVPLLVVGIGAGALLPRAGRWMDAVKRIFGMMLLAVALWLVTPVLPGTISMSLAALWLMVTAALLRLFDCSAGTASIAARLSKGLAAALAVWAVALLVGAAAGSSDPLRPLAVFAGARTGPGTAATIAATVPAFAPVTSTAQLDQVLGAARRPVMLDFYADWCTSCKEMEQFTFSDERVRTRLASMDLLRADVTANHADDQALLRRFRLFGPPGIVFFDAQGRELARVVGYQSPELFLKSLDRLIGTSSPVAG, from the coding sequence ATGTTTAGTCCGTCTTTCAGACGTTCAGCCGCGGCGTCGTGGTTGACCGGGATCGCGCTGATTATCGCAGCGCTGTGGGCAACCCTGGCGTCCCGCGCCGCGTGGGCGAGCGATGGGTTTCTCGATCCACAAGACGCGTTTCAGTTCAGCTCGCTCGAAAAGCCGGGGACGGTCGAGTTGCATTTCCGCATTGCCGACGGCTACTACCTGTACCGTGAACGCTTTGCGTTTGCCGTCAGATCGGGCGATGCCGCGCTGGGGGTGCCACAGCTGCCGCCCGGCAAGGTTAAGTTCGACCAGACCTTCAATAAGGACGTCGAGACGTACCGCGGCAACCTTGTCGTCACGGTGCCCATTACCCGCACGGGCGGCGCATTCGATCTTATCGTGACGTCGCAGGGCTGCGCGGACCAGGGGATTTGTTACCCACCGGCCGAGCACGTCGTGCATCTGAGCGGCCCGGCGGTAAAGGCTGGCGTGGCAGGTGCGACGACGACCGGTGGCGGCAACGCACGATCGGGTCCGTTGATCGAGCGCTTTTTCAGCGCCGACGATGCGCAGGCAGTGTTGCAACAGGACGGATTATCGGCCGTGCTGGCGTTTTTCTTTGCCGGTGGCATTGTGTTGAGTTTGTTTCCCTGCTCGCTGCCAATGATTCCGATTTTGTCATCGATCATTGTTGGCCAAGGGGCTCACGTGACGCGTGCGCGCGGCTGCACGCTGTCAGTAGCCTATGTGCTTGGCATGGCGCTGGTGTACGCGCTGCTCGGCGTAGCGGCCGCGGCGATCGGCCAAAGTCTCGGGGCGTGGTTGCAGAATCGCTGGGTGCTCGGTGTCTTCGCGATACTGATTGCGGGGATGGGGGGCTTGTTGTTGGCTGGCCGGGATATTCAGTTGCCACAGGGGCTGCAGGATCGCGCCAATGCGCTATCGCAGCGCCAGGCGGGGGGGCGGTTTGCAGCCGTCTTTGTCATGGGGGCGTTGTCAGCCGTCGTTGTCGGCGCATGTATGACCGCGCCGCTAGCTGCGATCCTGCTATTCATCGCGCATACCGGCAATATCGGCGTGGGCGCCGCGTCGCTGTTCGCGATGGGCCTCGGCAATGGCGTGCCGCTGTTGGTCGTTGGGATCGGGGCTGGTGCGCTGCTGCCGCGTGCAGGTCGCTGGATGGACGCCGTCAAGCGCATTTTCGGCATGATGCTGCTGGCCGTTGCGCTGTGGCTCGTTACACCGGTGTTGCCTGGCACGATCTCGATGTCGCTGGCGGCGCTGTGGCTGATGGTCACGGCAGCGCTCCTGCGGCTTTTTGATTGTTCGGCCGGCACGGCATCGATTGCGGCGCGATTGAGCAAGGGCCTGGCCGCGGCGCTTGCCGTGTGGGCTGTCGCGCTGCTGGTTGGGGCGGCTGCCGGTTCGTCGGATCCGCTCAGACCACTCGCTGTCTTTGCCGGCGCGCGGACCGGGCCCGGGACCGCCGCAACGATCGCTGCCACTGTACCTGCGTTTGCCCCGGTCACGTCGACGGCACAGCTAGACCAGGTGCTGGGCGCGGCGCGGCGGCCTGTGATGTTGGATTTCTATGCGGACTGGTGCACGAGTTGCAAGGAAATGGAGCAGTTCACGTTCAGTGACGAGCGTGTGCGGACCAGATTGGCCTCGATGGACCTGCTGCGTGCCGACGTCACCGCGAACCACGCCGACGATCAGGCGTTGCTGCGGCGCTTCCGGCTGTTCGGACCGCCAGGAATCGTTTTCTTCGACGCTCAAGGCCGGGAACTGGCTCGCGTCGTCGGCTATCAGTCGCCGGAGCTTTTCCTGAAAAGCCTGGACCGCCTGATTGGCACCTCGTCTCCTGTCGCCGGCTAA
- the cutA gene encoding divalent-cation tolerance protein CutA, whose product MMPEEHVTSTVILMLTTLPDAQAASTLARTVLDARLAACATQLAPSRSVYHWQGELEHADEVPLLFKTAVTRAFELEKFIAANHPYQTPEILSWSAASSPAYALWVDTETSRPTYV is encoded by the coding sequence ATGATGCCGGAGGAACATGTGACATCGACCGTCATCCTGATGCTTACGACATTACCCGATGCCCAGGCGGCGTCGACGCTTGCTCGCACCGTATTGGATGCCCGGTTGGCGGCCTGTGCGACGCAACTTGCGCCGTCGCGCTCGGTCTATCACTGGCAAGGCGAGCTCGAGCACGCGGACGAGGTGCCGCTGTTGTTTAAGACGGCGGTGACACGTGCGTTCGAGTTGGAAAAGTTTATTGCCGCAAATCATCCGTATCAGACGCCGGAGATTCTGTCCTGGTCCGCTGCGTCGTCGCCTGCCTACGCGTTGTGGGTCGACACGGAGACATCACGTCCGACATATGTTTAG
- the rplQ gene encoding 50S ribosomal protein L17 — MRHRHGLRKLNRTSSHRLAMLRNMSNSLIEHEVIKTTLPKAKELRKVVEPLITLGKKPSVANRRLAFARLRDDKSVSKLFEVLGPRYATRPGGYLRILKFGFRVGDNAPMALVELVDRPVVEEAAEAAEAE, encoded by the coding sequence ATGCGTCACCGTCACGGTTTGCGGAAACTGAACCGCACGAGCAGCCACCGCTTGGCGATGCTCCGTAATATGTCGAATTCGTTGATCGAGCATGAAGTCATTAAGACGACGCTGCCCAAAGCAAAAGAGCTTCGCAAGGTCGTCGAGCCGCTGATCACGCTGGGCAAGAAACCATCCGTCGCGAACCGCCGTCTTGCCTTTGCGCGATTGCGTGATGACAAGTCGGTATCGAAGTTGTTCGAAGTGCTCGGTCCGCGCTACGCTACGCGCCCGGGTGGCTATCTGCGGATCCTGAAGTTCGGCTTCCGCGTCGGCGACAACGCACCGATGGCGCTGGTTGAGTTGGTTGACCGTCCAGTCGTCGAGGAAGCAGCGGAAGCGGCAGAAGCCGAATAA